In Burkholderia contaminans, the following proteins share a genomic window:
- the hprK gene encoding HPr(Ser) kinase/phosphatase has protein sequence MDTSSINAQSIFDDNAATLKLSWLTGHEGWERGFSADTVGNATSSADLVGHLNLIHPNRIQVLGEAEIDYYQRQTDEDRSRHMAELIALEPPFLVVAGGAAAPPELVLRCTRSSTPLFTTPMSAAAVIDSLRLYMSRILAPRATLHGVFIDILGMGVLLTGDSGLGKSELGLELISRGHGLVADDAVDFVRLGPDFVEGRCPPLLQNLLEVRGLGLLDIKTIFGETAVRRKMKLKLIVQLVRRPDGEFQRLPLESQTVDVLGLPISKVTIQVAAGRNLAVLVEAAVRNTILQLRGIDTLRDFMDRQRLAMQDPDSQFPGKLV, from the coding sequence ATGGATACGTCCAGCATCAACGCCCAGAGCATCTTCGACGACAACGCGGCCACGCTGAAATTGAGCTGGCTGACGGGGCATGAAGGCTGGGAGCGCGGCTTTTCGGCCGACACCGTCGGCAATGCAACCTCGAGCGCCGACCTCGTCGGCCACCTGAACCTGATCCACCCGAACCGGATCCAGGTGCTCGGCGAAGCCGAAATCGACTACTACCAGCGACAAACCGACGAAGACCGCTCGCGCCACATGGCCGAGCTGATCGCGCTCGAGCCGCCGTTCCTCGTCGTCGCCGGCGGCGCCGCGGCGCCGCCCGAACTCGTGCTGCGCTGCACGCGCTCGTCGACCCCGTTGTTCACCACGCCCATGTCGGCCGCCGCGGTGATCGACAGCCTGCGGCTCTACATGTCGCGCATCCTCGCGCCGCGCGCGACGCTGCACGGCGTGTTCATCGACATCCTCGGGATGGGCGTGCTGCTGACCGGCGATTCGGGCCTCGGCAAGAGCGAACTCGGCCTCGAGCTGATCAGCCGCGGCCACGGCCTCGTCGCCGACGATGCAGTCGATTTCGTCCGACTTGGCCCCGATTTCGTCGAAGGGCGCTGCCCGCCGCTGCTGCAGAACCTCCTTGAAGTACGCGGCCTCGGCCTGCTCGACATCAAGACGATTTTCGGCGAAACGGCCGTGCGGCGGAAAATGAAGCTGAAGCTGATCGTCCAGCTCGTGCGGCGCCCCGACGGCGAATTCCAGCGCCTGCCGCTCGAAAGCCAGACCGTCGACGTGCTCGGCCTGCCGATCAGCAAGGTCACGATCCAGGTGGCGGCCGGCCGCAACCTCGCGGTGCTCGTCGAGGCGGCCGTCCGGAACACGATCCTGCAGTTGCGCGGAATCGACACGTTGCGAGATTTCATGGATCGGCAACGACTCGCGATGCAAGATCCCGACAGTCAGTTCCCCGGCAAACTGGTGTAA
- a CDS encoding PTS sugar transporter subunit IIA, whose product MPNALISPNMDNQSAAARRPQAAQSPANMNRLAKILPIENVVIDLSVTSKKRVFEQAGLMFENQNGIARSTVTDNLFARERLGSTGLGEGVAIPHGRIKGLKHPLAAFVRLADAIPFEAPDGQPVGLLIFLLVPEQATQQHLEILSEIAQLLSDRDARERLHNETDIAELHRLLTQWQP is encoded by the coding sequence ATGCCGAACGCCTTGATATCGCCGAACATGGATAATCAGTCTGCCGCCGCAAGGAGACCCCAGGCCGCCCAATCGCCTGCCAACATGAATCGCCTAGCCAAAATCCTGCCCATAGAGAACGTCGTCATCGACCTCTCAGTCACCAGCAAGAAACGCGTGTTCGAACAAGCCGGGCTGATGTTCGAGAATCAGAACGGCATCGCCCGCAGCACCGTCACGGACAACCTGTTCGCGCGCGAGCGCCTCGGCTCGACCGGGCTCGGCGAAGGCGTCGCGATTCCGCACGGGCGCATCAAGGGTCTCAAGCACCCGCTCGCCGCGTTCGTCCGGCTCGCCGATGCGATCCCGTTCGAAGCCCCCGACGGCCAACCGGTCGGCCTCCTGATCTTCTTGCTCGTGCCCGAGCAAGCCACCCAGCAGCACCTCGAGATCCTGTCGGAAATCGCGCAACTGCTGTCCGATCGCGACGCGCGCGAGCGTCTGCACAACGAAACGGATATCGCCGAGTTGCATCGCCTGCTCACTCAGTGGCAACCTTGA
- the lolB gene encoding lipoprotein insertase outer membrane protein LolB, which produces MQMFPMFSLSSRAQRTLAAAGAALTLAGCASTPPSANAPTGAALQTAATHAYHGRFAVRYDDRLGNPQNVYGNFDWQEHGDDVSLELRSPLGQTLAVVKSTPQAASLELPNRPTQYAPDVGDLMQKTLGFELPLAGLRYWLLPTAAPATPAETVRDPADGAHVKQIRQDGWTIDYLAYADAPATGVKRVNLVRATPPLDIKLVLDQ; this is translated from the coding sequence ATGCAGATGTTCCCGATGTTTTCCCTGTCCTCCCGTGCGCAGCGCACGCTGGCCGCGGCCGGCGCGGCGCTTACGCTCGCCGGCTGCGCGAGCACGCCGCCGTCGGCCAACGCGCCGACGGGCGCCGCGCTGCAGACGGCCGCGACGCATGCCTACCATGGCCGCTTCGCGGTACGGTACGACGATCGTCTCGGCAATCCGCAGAACGTGTACGGCAACTTCGACTGGCAGGAGCACGGCGACGACGTGTCGCTCGAGCTGCGCAGCCCGCTCGGCCAGACGCTTGCGGTCGTGAAGTCGACGCCGCAGGCGGCATCGCTCGAATTGCCGAACCGTCCGACGCAATATGCGCCGGACGTCGGCGACCTGATGCAGAAAACGCTCGGCTTCGAACTGCCGCTCGCGGGCCTGCGCTACTGGCTGCTGCCGACCGCCGCGCCTGCCACGCCTGCGGAAACGGTGCGCGATCCGGCCGACGGTGCCCACGTCAAGCAGATCCGCCAGGACGGCTGGACGATCGACTACCTTGCCTACGCGGATGCCCCGGCCACGGGCGTCAAACGTGTCAACCTCGTGCGCGCGACACCGCCGCTCGACATCAAGCTCGTGCTCGATCAGTGA
- the ispE gene encoding 4-(cytidine 5'-diphospho)-2-C-methyl-D-erythritol kinase — MTDSTRSLRNCLAPAKLNLFLHITGRRPNGYHDLQSVFQLLNWGDTLHFTLRDDGRVARVTDVHGVPEESDLVVRAANLLKAHTGTAHGVDIEIDKCLPMGAGLGGGSSDAATTLLALNRLWQLDLPRAELQSLAVKLGADVPFFIFGKNAFAEGIGEELAEVQLPTRWFLVVTPRVHVPTAEIFSDELLTRDSKRVTITDFLARQSSDAGWPDSFGRNDMQQVVTSKYAEVAQVVKWLYDVTPARMTGSGASVFAAFRSKHEAEAAKAKLPASWNGAVAESLNEHPLFAFAS, encoded by the coding sequence ATGACCGATTCGACCCGCTCGCTGCGCAACTGCCTTGCGCCCGCGAAACTCAACCTGTTCCTGCACATCACCGGCCGCCGCCCGAACGGCTATCACGATCTGCAGAGCGTGTTCCAGTTGCTGAACTGGGGCGACACCCTGCACTTCACGCTGCGCGACGACGGTCGCGTCGCGCGCGTCACCGACGTGCACGGCGTGCCCGAGGAAAGCGATCTGGTCGTGCGCGCGGCCAACCTGCTGAAAGCGCATACGGGCACCGCGCACGGTGTCGACATCGAGATCGACAAGTGCCTGCCCATGGGGGCCGGCCTCGGCGGCGGCAGCTCCGACGCGGCGACGACGCTGCTCGCGCTGAATCGCCTGTGGCAACTCGACCTGCCGCGCGCCGAGCTTCAATCGCTCGCGGTAAAACTCGGCGCTGACGTCCCGTTTTTTATTTTTGGAAAAAATGCGTTCGCAGAGGGTATCGGAGAAGAATTAGCTGAGGTACAATTGCCGACTCGCTGGTTCTTGGTTGTAACGCCCCGCGTTCATGTCCCAACCGCTGAAATATTTTCAGATGAGTTGTTGACAAGAGATTCGAAGCGCGTCACAATTACGGACTTTCTTGCACGGCAAAGCAGCGACGCGGGATGGCCAGATAGTTTCGGTCGGAACGATATGCAGCAAGTTGTGACAAGTAAGTACGCGGAAGTTGCGCAGGTGGTCAAATGGTTGTATGATGTGACCCCCGCGAGGATGACCGGTTCCGGAGCAAGCGTGTTTGCAGCGTTTCGCAGCAAGCACGAGGCAGAAGCGGCGAAAGCCAAGCTGCCCGCCAGTTGGAATGGCGCAGTTGCCGAGAGCCTGAATGAGCATCCGCTCTTCGCTTTCGCGTCATGA
- a CDS encoding LON peptidase substrate-binding domain-containing protein, whose amino-acid sequence MSSLSTTLIDLPLFPLHTVLFPGGLLPLKVFEARYLDMARACLRDDAPFGVCLLKSGPEVAQDGAVSVPETIGCMARITECDTGEFGMLYLQAVGTQRFELLSYRVEGNGLLVGIAEPLPDDIPLEGEQTLAQFGSCAEVLERIINALKKSDPEKMPFGEPFRLDDPSWVSNRLAELLPLDLRARQKLMEFPDVGARIDAVHHVLDRHGWL is encoded by the coding sequence ATGTCCTCCCTATCGACCACCCTGATCGACCTGCCGCTGTTTCCCCTGCACACGGTGCTGTTCCCGGGGGGCCTGCTCCCGCTCAAGGTGTTCGAGGCGCGCTATCTCGACATGGCCCGCGCGTGCCTGCGCGACGACGCGCCGTTCGGCGTGTGCCTGCTGAAGAGCGGGCCGGAAGTCGCGCAGGACGGCGCGGTGTCGGTGCCCGAGACCATCGGCTGCATGGCGCGCATCACCGAATGCGATACCGGTGAATTCGGCATGCTGTACTTGCAGGCGGTCGGCACGCAGCGTTTCGAGCTGCTGTCGTATCGCGTCGAAGGCAACGGGCTGCTGGTCGGCATCGCGGAACCGCTGCCCGACGACATCCCGCTCGAAGGCGAGCAGACGCTCGCACAGTTCGGCTCGTGCGCCGAGGTGCTCGAGCGCATCATCAACGCACTGAAGAAGTCCGATCCGGAGAAAATGCCGTTCGGCGAACCGTTCCGCCTCGACGATCCGAGCTGGGTGTCGAACCGGCTCGCGGAACTGCTGCCGCTCGACCTGCGTGCACGGCAGAAGCTGATGGAGTTTCCGGACGTCGGCGCGCGCATCGACGCCGTGCACCACGTGCTGGACCGGCACGGCTGGTTATAG
- a CDS encoding ribose-phosphate pyrophosphokinase: MSSHSHDGLMVFTGNANPALAQEVVNILGIPLGKAMVSRFSDGEIQVEIQENVRGKDVFVLQSTCAPTNDNLMELMIMVDALKRASAGRITAAIPYFGYARQDRRPRSARVAISAKVVANMLEIAGVERIITMDLHADQIQGFFDIPVDNIYATPILLGDLRKQNYPDLLVVSPDVGGVVRARALAKQLNCDLAIIDKRRPKANVSEVMNIIGEVEGRTCVIMDDMVDTAGTLCKAAQVLKERGAKQVFAYATHPVLSGGAGDRIAASALDELVVTDTIPLSAESLGCSKIRALTSASLLAETFSRIRRGDSVMSLFAES, encoded by the coding sequence ATGAGCAGCCACAGCCATGATGGCCTGATGGTCTTTACTGGCAACGCGAATCCCGCGCTCGCCCAGGAAGTCGTCAATATCCTTGGAATCCCCCTCGGCAAAGCAATGGTCAGCCGTTTCTCCGACGGCGAGATCCAGGTCGAGATCCAGGAAAACGTGCGCGGCAAGGACGTCTTCGTCCTGCAATCCACGTGCGCACCGACGAACGACAACCTGATGGAACTGATGATCATGGTCGATGCGCTCAAGCGCGCATCCGCCGGCCGGATCACTGCAGCCATCCCCTACTTCGGCTACGCCCGTCAGGATCGCCGCCCGCGTTCGGCGCGCGTCGCGATCTCGGCGAAGGTCGTCGCGAACATGCTGGAAATTGCCGGCGTCGAGCGGATCATCACGATGGATCTGCACGCCGACCAGATTCAAGGCTTCTTCGACATCCCGGTCGACAACATCTACGCAACGCCGATCCTGCTGGGTGACCTGCGCAAGCAGAACTACCCGGATCTGCTCGTCGTGTCGCCGGACGTCGGCGGCGTGGTGCGTGCCCGGGCACTCGCGAAGCAGCTCAACTGCGATCTCGCGATCATCGACAAGCGTCGCCCGAAGGCGAACGTCTCCGAAGTGATGAACATCATCGGTGAAGTCGAAGGCCGCACCTGCGTGATCATGGACGACATGGTCGATACGGCAGGCACGCTCTGCAAGGCCGCGCAAGTGCTGAAAGAGCGCGGCGCGAAGCAGGTCTTCGCCTACGCGACGCACCCGGTGCTGTCGGGTGGCGCAGGTGATCGCATCGCCGCATCGGCACTCGACGAGCTGGTCGTCACCGACACGATCCCGCTGTCCGCCGAATCGCTCGGCTGCTCGAAGATCCGTGCACTGACGAGTGCGAGCCTGCTGGCCGAAACGTTCTCGCGGATCCGCCGCGGCGACTCCGTGATGTCGCTGTTCGCGGAATCCTGA
- the pth gene encoding aminoacyl-tRNA hydrolase, translating to MIKLIVGLGNPGAEYTATRHNAGFWLIDQLAREAGTTLRDERRFHGFYAKARLHGEEVHLLEPQTYMNRSGQSVVALAQFFKILPDQILVAHDELDLPPGTVKLKLGGGSGGHNGLKDITAHLSSQQYWRLRIGIGHPRDLIPESARTGAKPDVANFVLKPPRREEQDVIDASIERALAVMPMVVKGELDRATMQLHRN from the coding sequence ATGATCAAACTGATCGTCGGCCTCGGCAATCCCGGGGCGGAATACACCGCGACGCGCCACAACGCCGGCTTCTGGCTGATCGACCAGCTCGCCCGCGAAGCCGGCACGACGCTGCGCGACGAGCGCCGCTTCCATGGCTTCTACGCGAAAGCGCGCCTGCACGGCGAAGAAGTCCACCTGCTCGAGCCGCAAACCTACATGAACCGCTCCGGCCAGTCGGTCGTCGCACTCGCGCAATTCTTCAAGATCCTGCCCGACCAGATCCTCGTCGCGCACGACGAGCTCGACCTGCCGCCCGGCACCGTGAAGCTCAAGCTCGGCGGCGGCAGCGGCGGCCACAACGGCCTGAAGGACATCACCGCGCACCTGTCGTCGCAGCAGTACTGGCGGCTGCGGATCGGCATCGGCCATCCGCGCGACCTGATTCCGGAAAGCGCGCGCACCGGCGCGAAGCCCGACGTCGCGAACTTCGTGCTGAAGCCGCCGCGTCGCGAGGAACAGGACGTGATCGACGCGTCGATCGAACGCGCACTCGCCGTGATGCCGATGGTCGTCAAGGGCGAACTCGACCGCGCGACGATGCAGCTGCATCGCAACTGA
- the mutY gene encoding A/G-specific adenine glycosylase codes for MKPPRIAPAPFPVTPLHRSFATRLVAWQREHGRHDLPWQNTRDPYRIWLSEIMLQQTQVSTVIPYYTRFLERYPDVAALAAAPTDDVMALWAGLGYYSRARNLHRCAQVVVAEHGGAFPATPDALAELPGIGRSTAAAIASFAYGARATILDGNVKRVLARVFGVEGFPGEKRVENDMWALAESLLPDAANAADVSAYTQGLMDLGATLCVRGKPDCARCPFAGDCVAQSTGRQRELPAARPKKAVPTRKTWMLVLRDGDAVLLERRPPTGIWGGLWSLPQADGDAALAELARGFGGGGTVRLAPLTHTFTHFRLEIEPRLSDLAAGGLPAGARDADTAWVPLSRLDAYGVPAPVRKLLDALSGPLL; via the coding sequence TTGAAGCCGCCCCGCATCGCCCCCGCTCCGTTCCCCGTCACGCCGCTGCATCGCTCGTTCGCCACGCGCCTGGTCGCGTGGCAGCGCGAGCATGGCCGCCACGACCTGCCGTGGCAGAACACCCGTGATCCGTACCGGATCTGGCTGTCGGAAATCATGCTGCAGCAGACGCAGGTGTCGACCGTCATCCCGTATTACACGCGCTTTCTCGAACGCTACCCCGACGTCGCCGCGCTTGCGGCCGCGCCGACCGACGACGTGATGGCGCTGTGGGCAGGGCTCGGCTACTACTCGCGAGCGCGCAACCTGCACCGCTGCGCGCAGGTCGTCGTCGCCGAGCACGGCGGGGCGTTTCCGGCAACGCCCGACGCGCTGGCCGAGCTGCCGGGCATCGGCCGTTCGACGGCCGCGGCGATCGCGTCGTTCGCATACGGCGCGCGCGCGACGATTCTCGACGGCAACGTGAAGCGCGTGCTTGCGCGGGTGTTCGGCGTCGAGGGCTTCCCGGGCGAGAAGCGTGTCGAGAACGACATGTGGGCGCTTGCCGAATCGCTGTTGCCCGACGCCGCGAACGCGGCCGACGTGAGTGCGTATACGCAGGGCCTGATGGATCTCGGCGCGACGCTGTGCGTGCGTGGCAAGCCCGATTGCGCGCGCTGCCCGTTCGCGGGCGACTGCGTTGCGCAATCGACGGGCCGCCAGCGCGAACTGCCGGCCGCGCGTCCGAAGAAGGCCGTGCCGACCCGCAAGACCTGGATGCTCGTGCTGCGCGACGGTGACGCCGTGCTGCTCGAGCGGCGGCCGCCGACCGGCATCTGGGGCGGGCTGTGGAGCCTGCCGCAAGCGGACGGTGACGCCGCGCTCGCGGAACTCGCACGCGGCTTCGGCGGCGGCGGCACGGTGCGGCTCGCGCCGCTCACGCACACGTTCACGCATTTCCGGCTCGAGATCGAGCCGCGCCTGAGCGACCTGGCTGCCGGCGGCCTGCCCGCCGGCGCGCGGGACGCGGACACCGCCTGGGTGCCGCTGAGCCGGCTCGACGCGTATGGTGTGCCGGCGCCCGTGCGCAAGCTGCTCGATGCGCTGAGCGGGCCGCTGCTGTAA
- a CDS encoding tetratricopeptide repeat protein, with the protein MTLPSKLLQKRPAAVRGARAFPVRRALGAALFAAWTLTAFPAHAQDPASDDAESQGAFEHVMPDEKKDLPGVPLTSQIVYQVLAAEVALQRSQPAPAYQTYLALARDTRDPRMAQRATEIALGAQSPADALSAANLWRQYAPDSNRASQVDAALLVLAGKPADAQPMLARELARATGETRGPAILALQALLVRGSDRVGGLAVLKDMLKNDLNRPEAQLAIARQQLAVDDKDGAAQSLKQALQLRPDYLPAALMLSQMGPAERAAGIASFEKYVQQNPKSRDARLALSQLYLADDRLDDAQKQFETMRKLDSKDPTPLMALALIKIQQKKLDEATGYLKQYVQLGDKQPNLDVGQGYIYLAQIAIDQNNDAQASQWLDKVDQTSQHYLPAQITRAQLLQKQGKTDEARKVLDDLPITDPRDAAVVARTDASILFTAKRYPEAEARLGQAVQDFPDDPDLRYDYAMAAEKTGHYTTMEKQLRELIRTQPDNPQAYNALGYSLADRNQRLPEASKLIDKAMTLAPNDAYIMDSLGWVKYRMGDTAGAAKVLRRAYELQPNAEIGAHLGEVLWKSGAQDDARSAWRDAQKLEPDNETLVQTLKRLQINGL; encoded by the coding sequence ATGACCTTGCCCTCGAAGCTGCTTCAGAAGCGCCCCGCCGCCGTGCGCGGCGCGCGCGCCTTCCCGGTCCGCCGTGCACTCGGCGCCGCGCTGTTTGCCGCCTGGACCCTCACCGCCTTCCCGGCCCACGCGCAGGATCCGGCATCGGACGACGCGGAGTCGCAGGGTGCGTTCGAGCATGTGATGCCGGACGAGAAAAAGGATCTCCCCGGCGTTCCGCTGACGAGCCAGATCGTCTACCAGGTGCTCGCCGCCGAGGTCGCGCTGCAGCGTAGCCAGCCCGCGCCGGCCTACCAGACCTACCTCGCGCTCGCCCGCGACACGCGCGATCCGCGCATGGCGCAGCGTGCGACCGAGATCGCGCTCGGCGCGCAGAGCCCGGCCGACGCGCTGTCTGCCGCGAACCTGTGGCGCCAGTACGCACCGGATTCGAACCGCGCATCGCAGGTCGACGCCGCGCTGCTGGTGCTCGCCGGCAAGCCGGCCGACGCGCAGCCGATGCTCGCGCGCGAACTGGCCCGGGCGACCGGCGAGACGCGCGGGCCGGCCATCCTCGCGCTGCAGGCGCTGCTCGTGCGCGGCTCCGACCGCGTCGGCGGCCTCGCGGTGCTGAAGGACATGCTGAAGAACGACCTGAACCGGCCCGAGGCCCAGCTCGCGATCGCGCGCCAGCAGCTCGCGGTCGACGACAAGGACGGCGCCGCGCAGTCGCTGAAGCAGGCGCTGCAGCTCCGCCCCGACTACCTGCCGGCGGCCCTGATGCTGTCGCAGATGGGGCCGGCGGAACGCGCGGCGGGCATCGCGTCGTTCGAGAAGTATGTTCAGCAGAATCCGAAGTCGCGCGATGCGCGGCTCGCGCTGTCGCAGCTCTATCTCGCCGACGATCGCCTCGACGACGCGCAGAAGCAGTTCGAGACGATGCGCAAGCTCGACTCGAAGGATCCGACGCCGCTGATGGCGCTTGCGCTGATCAAGATCCAGCAGAAGAAGCTCGACGAAGCGACCGGCTACCTGAAGCAGTACGTACAGCTCGGCGACAAGCAGCCGAACCTCGACGTCGGCCAGGGCTACATCTACCTCGCGCAGATCGCGATCGACCAGAACAACGACGCCCAGGCGTCGCAGTGGCTCGACAAGGTCGACCAGACGAGCCAGCACTACCTGCCCGCGCAGATCACGCGCGCGCAGCTGCTGCAGAAACAGGGCAAGACCGACGAGGCGCGCAAGGTGCTCGACGACCTGCCGATCACGGATCCGCGCGATGCGGCCGTGGTCGCACGCACCGACGCGTCGATCCTGTTCACCGCGAAGCGCTACCCGGAAGCCGAGGCACGGCTCGGGCAGGCGGTCCAGGATTTCCCCGACGATCCCGACCTGCGCTACGACTACGCGATGGCGGCCGAAAAGACCGGCCACTACACGACGATGGAAAAGCAGCTGCGCGAGCTGATCCGCACGCAGCCCGACAATCCGCAGGCGTACAACGCACTCGGCTATTCGCTCGCCGACCGCAACCAGCGGCTGCCCGAAGCCAGCAAGCTGATCGACAAGGCGATGACGCTCGCGCCGAACGACGCGTACATCATGGACAGCCTCGGCTGGGTGAAGTACCGGATGGGCGATACGGCCGGCGCGGCGAAGGTGCTGCGGCGCGCGTACGAACTGCAGCCGAACGCCGAGATCGGCGCGCATCTCGGCGAAGTGCTGTGGAAGAGCGGCGCGCAGGACGATGCGCGTTCCGCATGGCGTGACGCGCAGAAGCTCGAGCCCGACAACGAAACGCTCGTGCAGACGCTCAAACGCCTGCAGATCAACGGCCTCTGA
- the mutM gene encoding bifunctional DNA-formamidopyrimidine glycosylase/DNA-(apurinic or apyrimidinic site) lyase has product MPELPEVEVTRRGIAPFVAGRRVERVDVRTEMLRWPVPAGLAEQLRAREVLAVERRGKYLLFEVDAGWFIVHLGMTGTLRVLPAAGVPVAAKHDHIDWIFDEFVLRFRDPRRFGAVLWHPREAGDVHAHPLLASLGVEPFSPAFTGALLHARTRGRTVSVKQALLAGDMVVGVGNIYASESLFRAGIRPTTAAGKVSLPRYERLADAVRATLADAIERGGSTLRDFVGSNGESGYFQLDCFVYDRAGLPCRVCNTPIRQIVQGQRSTYFCPTCQR; this is encoded by the coding sequence ATGCCAGAGTTGCCAGAAGTCGAAGTCACGCGCAGGGGCATCGCGCCCTTTGTCGCGGGCCGCCGTGTCGAGCGTGTCGACGTCCGTACCGAGATGCTGCGCTGGCCCGTGCCGGCCGGGCTCGCCGAGCAGTTGCGCGCGCGCGAGGTGCTCGCCGTCGAGCGTCGCGGCAAGTACCTGCTGTTCGAGGTCGACGCGGGCTGGTTCATCGTCCACCTCGGCATGACGGGCACGCTGCGCGTGCTGCCCGCGGCTGGCGTGCCGGTCGCCGCGAAGCATGACCACATCGACTGGATCTTCGACGAATTCGTGCTGCGGTTCCGCGATCCGCGCCGCTTCGGCGCGGTGCTGTGGCACCCGCGCGAAGCGGGCGACGTGCACGCGCATCCGCTCCTCGCGAGCCTCGGCGTCGAGCCGTTCTCGCCGGCGTTTACCGGCGCGCTGCTGCACGCGCGCACGCGCGGGCGCACCGTGTCGGTCAAGCAGGCGCTGCTCGCGGGCGACATGGTCGTCGGCGTCGGCAACATCTATGCGTCGGAGAGCCTGTTTCGCGCCGGCATCCGGCCGACGACAGCCGCCGGCAAGGTATCGCTGCCGCGCTACGAGCGGCTGGCCGACGCAGTGCGCGCGACGCTTGCCGACGCGATCGAGCGCGGCGGCAGCACATTGCGCGATTTCGTCGGCAGCAACGGCGAAAGCGGCTATTTCCAGCTCGACTGTTTCGTCTACGACCGCGCGGGCCTGCCATGCCGCGTGTGCAACACGCCGATTCGCCAGATCGTGCAGGGTCAGCGGTCGACCTATTTCTGCCCGACCTGCCAGCGTTGA
- the rapZ gene encoding RNase adapter RapZ — protein MRIVLITGISGSGKSVALNALEDAGYYCVDNLPPHVLPELARYLAEDGQRRLAVAIDARSSASLDEMPGLIRELSREHDVRVLFLNASTQALIQRFSETRRRHPLSGSRSHDADVGLLSSLEEAIERERELVAPLAEFGHQIDTSTLRANALRTWVKRFIEQKNNDLMVMFESFGFKRGVPLDADLMFDVRALPNPYYDHELRPLTGLDQPVIAFLDALPIVHQMIDDIHAFLMKWLPHFRDDNRSYLTVAIGCTGGQHRSVFIAETLAARLAHDANVIVRHRDAPVDVDASSRLVSEVDRP, from the coding sequence ATGCGCATCGTCCTCATCACCGGCATCTCCGGCTCAGGCAAGTCCGTCGCGCTGAACGCGCTCGAAGACGCAGGCTATTACTGCGTCGACAACCTGCCGCCGCACGTGCTCCCCGAACTCGCCCGCTACCTCGCCGAGGATGGCCAGCGCCGGCTCGCGGTCGCGATCGACGCGCGCTCGAGCGCGTCGCTCGACGAAATGCCCGGCCTGATCCGCGAGCTGTCGCGCGAGCACGACGTGCGCGTGCTGTTCCTCAACGCGAGCACCCAGGCGCTGATCCAGCGCTTCTCCGAAACGCGCCGCCGCCATCCGCTGTCGGGCTCGCGGTCGCACGATGCGGACGTCGGCCTGCTGTCGTCGCTCGAGGAGGCGATCGAGCGCGAGCGCGAGCTCGTCGCGCCGCTCGCCGAATTCGGCCACCAGATCGACACCAGCACGCTGCGCGCGAACGCGCTGCGTACTTGGGTCAAGCGCTTCATCGAGCAGAAGAACAACGACCTGATGGTGATGTTCGAATCGTTCGGCTTCAAGCGCGGCGTGCCGCTCGACGCCGACCTGATGTTCGACGTGCGCGCGCTGCCGAATCCGTACTACGACCACGAGTTGCGCCCGCTCACCGGGCTCGACCAGCCGGTCATCGCCTTTCTCGACGCACTGCCGATCGTCCACCAGATGATCGACGACATCCATGCGTTCCTGATGAAATGGCTGCCGCACTTCCGCGATGACAACCGCAGCTACCTGACCGTCGCCATCGGCTGCACGGGCGGGCAGCATCGGTCGGTATTCATCGCGGAAACGCTCGCCGCGCGCCTGGCGCACGACGCGAACGTGATCGTGCGGCATCGTGACGCGCCAGTGGATGTCGACGCGTCGTCGCGGCTCGTCTCCGAGGTCGACCGACCCTAG
- a CDS encoding 50S ribosomal protein L25/general stress protein Ctc, with the protein MKVVAFERQEQGTGASRRLRNAGKTTGIVYGGEAAPQKIELDHNALWHALKKEAFHSSILDLEVAGQSQQVLLRDVQYHPFKQLVLHVDFQRVDAKKKLHTKAPLHFLNAEISPAVKLSSAIVSHVATEIEIECLPADLPEFLEVDLSKIEAGQSLHAKDITLPKGVALVAHVDAENPVVASATVPAGAVSDAAEGETPAA; encoded by the coding sequence ATGAAAGTCGTCGCTTTCGAGCGCCAAGAGCAAGGTACGGGTGCGAGCCGCCGCCTGCGCAACGCTGGTAAGACCACGGGTATCGTTTACGGTGGCGAAGCAGCCCCGCAAAAGATCGAACTCGATCACAACGCCCTGTGGCACGCCCTGAAGAAGGAAGCTTTCCACTCGTCGATCCTCGACCTCGAAGTGGCTGGCCAGTCGCAACAGGTTCTGCTGCGCGACGTGCAATACCACCCGTTCAAGCAACTGGTGCTGCACGTGGACTTCCAACGCGTTGACGCGAAGAAGAAGCTGCACACGAAGGCTCCGCTGCACTTCCTGAACGCGGAAATCAGCCCGGCCGTGAAGCTGTCGAGCGCGATCGTTTCGCACGTCGCGACGGAAATCGAAATCGAGTGCCTGCCGGCTGACCTGCCGGAGTTCCTCGAAGTCGACCTGTCGAAGATCGAAGCCGGTCAATCGCTGCACGCGAAGGACATCACGCTGCCGAAGGGCGTCGCGCTGGTCGCGCACGTCGACGCGGAAAACCCGGTTGTCGCATCGGCGACGGTCCCGGCTGGTGCCGTGTCGGACGCAGCAGAAGGCGAAACGCCGGCTGCCTGA